The Streptomyces sp. NBC_01439 genome contains the following window.
CGTGTCGGCTGCGTGTCGCTCCTCCGGGGCGGGGGCCTACCGGCCGGGGTCTGCGACCGGGGCCCGGCGGCGCGGGCCGACGGGGCCGGCCGCGCGCCGGGGTGTCGCCTCGGGTGCCGAACGCGGCGGGGCGGCGTGCCGCGCGGGGCGGTTGCGTTCGGCGCCCTGCGGGGACACCCCGTCGGGGCTAGGCAGTCGCCCAGTGCTCCTGAAGGCTCCGTACGGCCTCGGTGATCGCGGGGCGCCGGGCGGCCCCGGTCCGCCACAGGGCGTACAACCGGCGTACGGGGCCCGGCTCCAGCGGTACGGCCACGGCCCCCGACGGCAGCGCGCCGGTGCCCAGCCGGGGTACGACGGCCACCCCGAGCCCGGCCGCGACCAGGGCGACGATGGTGTGGTTCTCCTCCGCGACGTGCGCGATGTCAGGTTCGAACCCGGCGGTGCGCAGGGTCCGCACCAGCCAGTCGTGGCAGACCCGGCCGGGCGGCTGGCAGACCCAGCGTTCGCCGCCGAGGTCGGAGCGCCGGATGACCCGGCGCGTGGTGAAGGGATGCCCGGCCGGTACGACCAGGTCGCAGAGGTCGTCCCCGATCACCGCCTGCTCGATGCCCTCCGGCGCGGGCAGCGGGGCGATGTCCCAGTCGTGGGCCACCGCCAGATCGGTGACCCCCCGGGCCACCAGTTCCACGGACAGGTGCGGGTCCACTTCGGTGAGCCGGACGTCCAGCGCCGGATGCCGGCGGGCCAGGTCGGCCAGCACCTGCGGCAGCAGCCCGCGCGCCGCCGAGGCGAACGCGGCCACCGTCAGCAGCCCGCCGGGCTGCCCCCGCCGCTCTTCCAGGGTGGTCTCGGTGCGCTCCACGATCGCCAGCAACTCCTGCGCGGCGTCGGCCAGATGGCGGGCCTCCTCGGTGAGCGCGACCCCGCGCCCGCGCCGCTCCAGCAGGGTGGTGCGGGTCTCGCGTTCCAGCTTGGAGATCTGCTGGGAGACCGCCGATGGGGTGTAGCCGAGGGCGGCCGCCGCGCCGGCGACCGAGCCGTGGACGGAGACGGCGTGCAGGGCGCGCAGCCGGGCGAGATCGAGCATGCCCCCATCGTGGCACCACCCGTATTCGTAAGCAATGCTTCATCCATCCCGGAAGGAATCCGCGCTGGTGCTACATGGTCGGGCGGTCGATGCTCGAAGCATGCGTCCCGTACACACCGCCCTCGCCGTGCTCGTCGCCGCCGTCTGGGGCTTCAACTTCGTGGTCATCCAGATCGGCCTCGACCACTTCCCGCCCCTGCTCCTGTCCGCCCTGCGCTTCCTCGTCGCCGCCCTGCCCGCCGTGTTCTTCGTCGGGCGGCCCAAGGCCGCCTGGAAGTGGATCGTCGGCGTCGGGATCGCCCTCGGCGTGGCCAAGTTCGGCCTGCTCTTCACCGGCATGGACGCCGGCATGCCGGCCGGGCTGTCCTCGCTCGTGCTCCAGGTCCAGTCCGTCTTCACCGCCGTCCTCGCCGCCGTCGTGCTGCGCGA
Protein-coding sequences here:
- a CDS encoding LysR family transcriptional regulator, which translates into the protein MLDLARLRALHAVSVHGSVAGAAAALGYTPSAVSQQISKLERETRTTLLERRGRGVALTEEARHLADAAQELLAIVERTETTLEERRGQPGGLLTVAAFASAARGLLPQVLADLARRHPALDVRLTEVDPHLSVELVARGVTDLAVAHDWDIAPLPAPEGIEQAVIGDDLCDLVVPAGHPFTTRRVIRRSDLGGERWVCQPPGRVCHDWLVRTLRTAGFEPDIAHVAEENHTIVALVAAGLGVAVVPRLGTGALPSGAVAVPLEPGPVRRLYALWRTGAARRPAITEAVRSLQEHWATA